From the genome of Nicotiana sylvestris chromosome 2, ASM39365v2, whole genome shotgun sequence, one region includes:
- the LOC138886052 gene encoding uncharacterized protein: MSTTLKEAIKGNNTKVKDKKINGGLTRKGKATNNGEMTKGQYSNQGPSDSKLESMLERVLQNQERSDTSIRNMTELVGSHTTSIQNLEMQMRDLSREQNPKQKGTLPSDTIMNPKSSGSDPTSHIMAITTRSGKVLQGESSERIESSRTEPEEVKEKVKETQKTLPPIPRPPPPFPQRLARKVDDSKLKKFYDILKQLSINIPFVEAFQEMSGFAKYLKDLITKKKTTKNKGVNVTHRVSSIIATTTIQKKEDPRAFTITCTIGVRDFAKALCDNGARINLIPISIYKQAGLGMPRPTSMRLQMADRCIKRPVGIVDDVLVKVGEFHLPADFIILDCAVEKEIPIILRRSFLATGRALMDLERNEIKFR; this comes from the exons atgtcaacaactctcaaggaggctattaaaggcaacaataccaaggTGAAGGACAAAAAAATCAATGGAGGCCTAACCCGCAAGGGCAAGGCAACCAACAACGGCGAAATGACCAAG GGGCAAtattcaaatcaaggtccaagtgattccaagttggaaagcatgcttgaacgggtattgcaaaatcaagaaAGGTCCGACACTTCTATAAGGAATATGACCGAGCTTGTTGGTTCTCATACTACATCCATTCAAAATttggagatgcaaatgagagatCTCTCTAGGGAACAAAATCCAAAGCAAAAGGGGACACTTCCAAGTGACACAATTATGAACCCAAAGAGTAGTGGGAGTGATCCAACTTCTCATATCATGGCAATTACTACTCGGAGTGGGAAGGTACTACAAGGAGAGA GTTCCGAAAGAATTGAAAGTTCAAGAACTGAACCGGAAgaggtaaaggaaaaggtaaaagagacacaaaaaactctaccacctattcctagacctcctcctcctttccctcaaagacttgctaggaaggttgatgatagcaaactcAAAAAGTTCTATGACATTCTCAAGCAATTATCGATTAATATCccatttgtggaagcatttcaagagatgtCGGGTTTCGCTAAGTATTTGAAAGACTTGATCACCAAGAAGAAAACCACCAAGAATAAAGGGGTGAATGTGACTCATcgggttagttccatcattgcaacaaccaccattcaaaagaaagaagacccgAGAGCTTTCACCATTACATGTACTATTGGGGTGCGTGATTTTGCAAAAGCTCTTTGTGATAATGGGGCTAGGATCAACTTAATTCCTATTTCTATTTACAAGCAAGCGGGGCTAGGTATGCCGAGGCCTACAagtatgaggttgcaaatggccgatcgttgcataaagagaccggtgggaattgttgatgatgtgcttgtgaAAGTGGGAGAGTTCCATTTGCCCGCCGATTTCATAATCCTTGATTGTGCAGTTGAGAAAGAGATCCCTATAATCTTGAGGAGATCATTTCTTGCAACAGGAAGAGCATTGATGGATTTGGAACGGAATGAGATCAAGTTCCGGTGA
- the LOC138886051 gene encoding uncharacterized protein encodes MPQPAIFAATTSAAPRLARGTPIIVGCGAARSRAQSSGGPSRFYAMMGRHNSEASPDVVTCILTVHSHDVYALIDPYSILSYVTPYVSMEFGIEPKQLHEPLSVSTLVNESVLAAWVYRDFVVMVHGRDTMVDLIELGMVYFDVIMGMDFYSCSSNLDCGTRTVRFEFPNEPVIEWKGGCIYHLVRVMDTKDEEPTLESVPVVNEFPEVFLDELLGIPPDREIDFGIDVILGTQPISIPPYKIAPA; translated from the exons ATGCCACAACCAGCCATTTTTGCAGCTACTACATCTGCAGCACCTCGTCTAGCTCGAGGCACTCCAATAATCGTAGGGTGCGGTGCAGCTAGGAGTAGAGCACAGAGTTCAGGAGGACCTAGCCGTTTCTATGCTATGATGGGTCGCCATAATtcagaggcttctccagatgttgtcaCATGTATATTGACTGTTCATTCTCATGATGTATATGCTCTTATTGATCCCTATTCCATTTTGTCATATGTCACTCCTTATGTttctatggaatttgggatagaaccgaAACAACTTCATGAGCCACTCTCTGTATCTACTCTGGTTAATGAGTCTGTTTTGGCCGCATGGGTTTATAGGGATTTTGTTGTCATGGTGCATGGTCGGGATACCATGGTTGATCTCATTGAATTGGGGATGGTTTATTTCGATGTAATAATGGGGATGGACTTTTATTCATGTTCTTCCAATCTTGATTGTGGAACTAGAACTGTGAGGTTTGAATTTCCAAATGAGCCAGTGATTGAATGGAAGGGG GGGTGTATCTACCACTTGGTTCGAGTTATGGACACTAAAGATGAGGAACCTACACTTGAGTCAGTGCCggttgtgaatgaatttccggAGGTCTTTCTGGATGAGCTCCTTGGGATCCCaccagatagggagattgattttgggattgatgtgatattgggcacacaacctatatctattccaccttaCAAAATAGCACCTGCTTAA